A DNA window from Fragaria vesca subsp. vesca linkage group LG3, FraVesHawaii_1.0, whole genome shotgun sequence contains the following coding sequences:
- the LOC101305540 gene encoding uncharacterized protein LOC101305540 — protein sequence MSDKGGKGFTAVPKGKGKGGKSSLKEATPKGKDDGPAKSKKTRNVQFSSQAAASTKANSGKGGQADGGAKKDKEPLQLKLENELPKGAKCLMDCEAADILQGVQDHMVILSKDPSIKLPVSFDRALQYTEKSTNYTDPESVRQVLQNLKTYGVTDGEICVMANVYPETADEVFALLPSLKARRIMLDDPVNDVLSV from the exons ATGTCGGACAAAGGTGGAAAGGGGTTCACTGCTGTACCTAAGGGAAAGGGAAAAGGAGGCAAATCTTCACTCAAGGAAG CTACTCCCAAAGGCAAGGACGATGGCCCAGCAAAGTCCAAGAAGACCAGAAATGTTCAGTTTTCTTCTCAAG CTGCTGCTTCCACCAAAG CCAATTCAGGAAAGGGGGGACAAGCCGATGGTGGAGCAAAGAAAGATAAAGAACCACTGCAGCTCAAACTTGAGAATG AATTGCCAAAGGGTGCCAAATGTCTGATGGATTGTGAGGCTGCGGATATCTTGCAAGGAGTTCAGGACCATATGGTCATATTGTCCAAAGATCCATCAATTAAACTCCCTGT ATCCTTCGATAGGGCACTGCAGTACACAGAAAAAAGCACCAACTATACAGATCCTGAGTCTGTCAGACAAGTTCTTCA GAATCTCAAAACATATGGTGTCACAGATGGCGAG ATTTGTGTGATGGCTAATGTGTATCCAGAAACTGCTGATGAAGTTTTTGCTCTACTCCCGTCCTTGAAG GCTAGGAGAATCATGCTCGACGACCCAGTCAATGATGTTTTGA GCGTCTAG
- the LOC101293470 gene encoding uncharacterized protein LOC101293470, translating into MKKNETSLVDLVFSWSLEDVLNENLYRNQVQRIPDTFHTVTSYKKTFIPSLVEETHADLLSNVSILPHAPTCEILTIMDSDKSSDDLFYDVTYKRDMETNENDKELMYEPQAGDIIALTNVRPKCIDDLNRPPRFYLIAYVAKAYDIDEYPDLLQFKIVSSKPINYGELRMNKSKRETLFAVRLINLITNVRVWKALNSEEGNTNIINKVLQPKPDDGDSCSVCFSKEKCCTRISDIWPTIRSQNLNDSQEAAVLNCINLSQCHHQNSVKLIWGPPGTGKTKTMSLTLFALFQLKCRTLTCAPTNIAVLEIAARLRRSVNQLLEYGGYGLGDIVLFGNKKRMKIDNKDDVRDIFLDHRVKILIKCLVPLSGWKHLLSSMIHLLDDPVEHYSMYLQKRAAKQKQNAEKNEEDDRTEDYLLTFEEFVKNEFDSVSQDLKICMTGLYTHLPTSCISLEVVKDMVRALGLLKSIKSSLHTIGAANEGLKLVLNDFKVPGSTVGCLRQLRTKCTNTLKSLPMEFSVPISEYALKDFCLENACLIFCTASTSSKLHIVAETRPLELLVIDEAAQLKECESAIPLQISGLRHAILVGDELQLPAMVQSKIAASADFGRSLFERLAKLGHKKHLLNVQYRMHPSISLFPKKEFYDNQIVDGPNVKETSYKRFFLKGKMYGSYSFINVANGKDEFDHRRSRKNMVEVAVVSEIVASLYKEFRRTKKKVSIGVISPYKAQVYAIQKILTKSTGTSDTGFSVSVRSVDGFQGGEEDVIIISTVRCNGNGSVGFMSNMQRANVALTRARYCLWIVGNASTLVTSDSVWKKLVLDAKKRNCFHNADEDSNLAQAITTALLELDQLHSLLNIGSMLFKNAIWKVCFTGDFLNSIRKIKDTAILGEVLALLTSLSRGWRSPHKDKGNVVYDGTSAQLLEKYKIKGHMNIIWTVDIIQENAHYVQVIKFWDILPFSHLPELAKRLDIVFGKFTVDKMNRCKHKCIDRDTVVPMRWPVVFSNFPVDDHDEFLSKPLSSLIITANPRTSTTAYGETAKAVKSIIRSKNNINKKERLEIAERYSNKSSSKSIVNRRIKSSWKLKVGGCSSQNTKLSEHHETPSSQYQADGVKDKDSDDMNRFYLRTDDADHYSDVSAGRRVKSVNWQKKLIGAGMEDADFSVKSTGDKKKSMKNQKRVCVKGTRT; encoded by the exons ATGAAAAAAAATGAAAC AAGCCTAGTCGATTTGGTATTCTCTTGGTCTCTAGAGGATGTTCTCAATGAAAATCTTTACAGAAATCAG GTGCAGAGGATCCCCGACACATTTCACACAGTGACGAGTTACAAGAAAACATTCATTCCTTCACTTGTTGAGGAAACTCATGCTGATTTACTATCGAATGTGTCGATTCTGCCACATGCACCTACTTGTGAAATTCTGACAATCATGGATTCCGATAAATCTTCTGATGACTTGTTTTACGATGTAACGTATAAGAGAGATATGGAAACTAATGAGAATGACAAAGAACTGATGTATGAGCCACAGGCTGGAGATATCATTGCCTTGACAAATGTTAGACCAAAATGCATTGATGATTTGAACAGGCCTCCAAGGTTCTATCTTATAGCCTATGTTGCTAAAGCATATGATATTGATGAATATCCTGATCTCCTCCAGTTCAAAATAGTGTCATCGAAGCCTATCAACTATGGAGAGCTACGCATGAATAAGAGCAAGAGAGAAACACTTTTTGCTGTCCGTCTTATAAACTTGATTACAAATGTCCGTGTATGGAAGGCTTTGAACTCAGAAGAGGGGAATACAAATATCATTAACAAAGTTCTGCAACCCAAGCCAGAT GATGGGGATTCTTGTTCAGTCTGCTTCTCCAAAGAAAAATGCTGCACTAGAATTTCTGATATATGGCCTACAATTCGCTCCCAAAATCTAAATGATTCCCAAGAAGCTGCAGTTTTGAACTGTATCAATTTGTCTCAATGTCATCACCAGAATTCTGTAAAATTAATATGGGGTCCTCCTGGTACTGGCAAGACAAAGACAATGAGTCTGACACTCTTTGCGCTATTTCAGTTGAAGTGCAGAACTCTCACATGTGCTCCCACCAATATTGCCGTGCTAGAAATTGCAGCAAGGCTCCGAAGATCGGTTAATCAGTTACTTGAGTATGGCGGGTATGGACTAGGAGATATAGTTCTCTTTGGTAACAAAAAGCGAATGAAGATTGACAATAAAGATGATGTGCGTGACATATTTCTTGATCATCGTGTTAAAATCCTCATCAAGTGTTTGGTTCCTTTGTCTGGGTGGAAACATTTGTTATCATCAATGATACATTTACTTGATGATCCAGTGGAACATTATTCTATGTATTTGCAAAAGAGAGCTGCAAAGCAAAAACAGAATGCAGAAAAAAATGAGGAGGATGATCGAACTGAGGATTATCTTTTGACATTTGAGGAGTTTGTGAAGAATGAATTTGATTCAGTCAGTCAGGACCTGAAGATTTGTATGACAGGTTTGTACACCCACTTACCAACTTCTTGCATTTCACTCGAAGTGGTAAAGGACATGGTAAGAGCTTTGGGTTTGCTCAAGTCTATTAAATCTTCATTGCATACTATTGGTGCTGCTAATGAAGGATTGAAGCTAGTCCTCAATGACTTCAAAGTTCCCGGAAGCACTGTTGGTTGCCTCAGGCAGCTGAGAACAAAATGTACAAACACACTGAAGTCCCTTCCAATGGAATTCTCTGTTCCTATTTCCGAATATGCATTAAAGGACTTCTGCCTAGAAAATGCTTGCTTAATATTCTGTACCGCATCAACTTCTTCCAAATTGCATATTGTAGCAGAAACAAGACCATTGGAATTGTTGGTCATTGACGAGGCTGCTCAGCTTAAAGAATGTGAATCAGCAATTCCTTTACAAATATCTGGTCTCCGCCATGCTATCCTTGTAGGAGATGAGTTGCAACTCCCTGCCATGGTTCAAAGCAAG ATTGCAGCAAGTGCTGATTTTGGAAGAAGTTTGTTTGAAAGGCTGGCAAAGTTGGGACACAAGAAGCACCTGCTCAATGTCCAGTACAGGATGCATCCATCCATCAGTTTATTTCCAAAAAAGGAGTTCTACGACAACCAGATAGTAGATGGTCCAAATGTTAAAGAAACAAGCTACAAGAGATTCTTCCTCAAGGGAAAAATGTACGGATCTTATTCCTTCATAAATGTTGCCAATGGAAAAGATGAATTTGATCACAGACGTAGTCGGAAAAATATGGTGGAGGTTGCTGTAGTCTCTGAGATAGTAGCAAGCCTTTATAAAG AATTTAGAAGGACAAAGAAGAAAGTTAGTATTGGTGTCATATCACCATACAAGGCTCAAGTTTATGCAATTCAAAAGATACTCACAAAATCTACTGGAACTTCTGATACTGGCTTCTCCGTAAGTGTGCGATCTGTTGATGGGTTCCAAGGTGGTGAAGAAGATGTGATAATTATATCTACTGTGCGATGTAATGGGAACGGGTCAGTTGGTTTTATGTCAAACATGCAAAGAGCAAATGTTGCACTTACACGTGCAAG GTATTGCCTTTGGATAGTGGGTAATGCGTCAACTTTGGTTACAAGTGACTCTGTTTGGAAGAAGCTTGTCCTTGATGCCAAGAAACGGAACTGTTTTCATAATGCTGATGAAGACAGCAACTTGGCTCAGGCTATTACAACTGCCCTGCTAGAGCTTGACCAACTTCATTCTCTGCTTAATATCGGCTCTATGCTGTTCAAAAACGCTATATGGAAG GTTTGCTTCACTGGTGACTTTTTGAACTCCATAAGAAAAATTAAAGATACTGCGATTCTAGGGGAAGTGCTTGCGTTATTAACCAGCCTTTCACGTGGATGGCGCTCTCCTCACAAGGATAAAGGAAATGTAGTGTATGATGGAACTTCTGCTCAGCTGTTAGAGAAGTATAAAATCAAAGGGCACATGAATATCATTTGGACTGTAGATATTATCCAGGAGAATGCACATTATGTCCAAGTTATAAAGTTTTGGGATATTTTGCCATTTTCTCATTTACCAGAACTAGCAAAGCGTCTTGACATTGTTTTTGGAAAATTTACAGTGGATAAGATGAACCGCTGCAAGCACAAATGCATTGACAG GGATACTGTTGTTCCAATGAGATGGCCGGTGGTTTTCAGCAACTTCCCTGTAGATGATCATGACGAGTTCCTTTCAAAGCCATTGTCTTCTCTCATTATTACAGCTAATCCAAGAACGTCGACAACAGCATATGG GGAGACAGCAAAAGCAGTAAAATCGATTATCCGTTCTAAGAACAACATTAATAAAAAAGAAAGATT GGAAATTGCAGAAAGATACAGTAACAAAAGCAGTTCAAAAAGCATCGTGAATCGAAGAATAAAATCATCATGGAAACTAAAAGTTGGAGGGTGTAGTTCGCAAAACACCAAATTATCTGAACACCATGAAACACCGTCAAGCCAATATCAAGCCGACGGGGTGAAAGACAAAGACTCAGATGACATGAATCGGTTTTACTTGAGGACAGATGACGCAGATCACTATTCGGATGTATCTGCAGGGAGGAGAGTAAAGTCAGTAAACTGGCAAAAAAAG TTGATTGGAGCTGGCATGGAGGATGCTGATTTTTCTGTTAAGTCAACTGGAGACAAAAAGAAGTCGATGAAAAATCAGAAAAGGGTCTGTGTTAAAGGCACCAGAACCTAA
- the LOC101305828 gene encoding uncharacterized protein At4g26485-like, translated as MTMRKEEEEEEEEEEERGTDDDDDESSGESDSEAEEKWRKHYSSRHRILLVGEGDFSFSLSLATHFGSARNMVATSLDSQDKIYSKYSNAIANVRELEERGCLVLYGVDAKTMSQHFFLSTQRFDRIVYNFPHVGFLFREESYCQIQLNKRLVKGFLRNAKLLLKKEGGEIHISHKEGHPYNKWDLVKKAHKIGGLVLTQSVPFCKDDYPGYDNKRAHGSLSDASFHLGDCTTYMFSLA; from the exons ATGACGATGCGAAAAGAAGAGGAAGAAGAAGAAGAAGAAGAAGAAGAAAGGGGAACAGATGACGATGATGATGAATCTTCAGGGGAATCAGATTCAGAAGCGGAAGAGAAATGGAGAAAGCACTACTCATCCAGGCATAGGATATTGTTGGTTGGAGAAGGGGACTTCTCCTTCTCTCTTTCTTTGGCCACCCACTTCGGATCAGCGCGCAACATGGTCGCCACTTCTCTCGATTCCCAGGACAAGATATATAGCAAGTACAGTAATGCAATAGCGAATGTGAGGGAGCTTGAAGAAAGGGGGTGCTTGGTGCTTTACGGTGTTGACGCCAAGACCATGAGTCAACACTTCTTCCTCTCCACTCAGAGGTTCGATAGAATTGTCTACAACTTCCCTCATGTTGGCTTTCTCTTCAGAGAGGAAAGCTACTGCCAGATCCA GTTGAACAAGAGACTGGTGAAGGGTTTTCTCAGGAATGCTAAACTTCTTTTGAAAAAAGAGGGAGGGGAGATTCATATATCTCACAAAGAAGGCCATCCTTACAACAAATGGGATTTAGTGAAGAAAGCACACAAAATAGGAGGACTGGTTCTAACCCAATCTGTGCCCTTCTGCAAGGATGACTATCCTGGATATGACAACAAGAGAGCCCATGGTTCCCTTTCTGATGCTTCTTTCCACCTTGGGGATTGCACTACTTACATGTTTAGCCTTGCTTAG
- the LOC101306992 gene encoding uncharacterized protein LOC101306992 → MQHKIVMKVPMNCRKCQTEALKIVAEENGVSSVALGKEKDSLVVIGEGVDAVKLAKRLRKKFKTADIVTVAEV, encoded by the exons ATGCAGCATAAGATTGTGATGAAAGTACCGATGAACTGCCGGAAATGCCAAACAGAGGCGCTCAAAATTGTTGCCGAAGAAAATG GTGTGAGCTCTGTGGCGTTGGGAAAGGAGAAGGACAGCTTGGTGGTGATTGGGGAGGGAGTAGACGCCGTCAAGTTGGCTAAGAGATTGAGGAAGAAGTTCAAGACCGCTGACATTGTCACCGTTGCAGAGGTTTGA
- the LOC101306120 gene encoding glucan endo-1,3-beta-glucosidase 5-like, which produces MVEARLVCLIVMWCLTAPRVAEAAIGVNWGILSFHRLKPSTVVDLLKDNKISKVKLFDADPDSLEALMGSGIQVMVGISNDMLPFLSSSADASDLWVRRNVSRYVVKNGVDIRYVAVGNEPFLTSYSGQYQPYVMPALLNLQQSLAKVNLASYVKLVVPCNADAYEAALPSQGAFRPELTEIMTQLVSFLNSNGSPFVVNIYPFLSLYGSSDFPQEYAFFEGTSHSVTDGSAVYNNAFDGNFDTLVAALSKLGYGQMPIVIGEVGWPTDGAISANLTAAKTFNQGLIKNVLSNKGTPLRPGVPPMDVYLFGLLDEGTKSTLPGTFERHWGIFSFDGQAKYPLNLGLGSRQLINARNVEYLPSRWCVADPARDLSAVESHMKLACSVADCTTLGYGGSCNGIGAKGNISYAFNSYYQVQMQKEQSCDFDGLGMVTFLDPSMGECRFLVGVTASSATSFSQLQHSSAIVWIWILISWRVWICVI; this is translated from the exons ATGGTAGAAGCAAGGCTAGTCTGCTTAATAGTGATGTGGTGCTTGACAGCTCCAAGGGTGGCTGAAGCAGCCATTGGAGTGAACTGGGGCATCCTGTCATTCCACAGGCTCAAGCCTTCCACTGTTGTAGATCTCTTGAAAGACAACAAGATATCCAAAGTTAAGCTTTTCGATGCAGACCCAGATTCCCTTGAGGCTCTCATGGGCTCCGGGATTCAGGTCATGGTTGGAATTTCAAATGACATGTTGCCCTTCTTGAGCTCTTCCGCTGATGCCTCTGATTTGTGGGTCCGTCGCAATGTCTCTAGATACGTCGTTAAGAATGGCGTCGATATCAG GTATGTTGCAGTTGGAAATGAGCCATTCCTTACTAGTTACTCTGGTCAATATCAGCCTTATGTCATGCCTGCATTGCTCAATCTTCAACAGTCCTTGGCTAAAGTGAATCTCGCAAGTTATGTGAAGTTAGTTGTACCATGTAATGCTGATGCCTATGAGGCTGCACTTCCTTCTCAAGGGGCATTTCGACCAGAACTAACAGAAATTATGACTCAACTTGTTTCATTTCTCAACTCAAATGGTTCTCCTTTTGTGGTCAACATCTACCCATTTCTAAGTCTCTATGGGAGCTCAGATTTCCCTCAAGAATATGCATTCTTCGAGGGGACTAGCCATTCTGTCACAGATGGGTCTGCTGTTTATAACAATGCATTTGATGGAAATTTTGACACACTGGTTGCGGCCCTGAGCAAACTGGGATATGGTCAGATGCCTATAGTTATTGGGGAAGTGGGTTGGCCGACAGATGGAGCCATCAGTGCAAATCTCACTGCAGCAAAGACATTCAACCAAGGCCTGATAAAAAATGTTCTAAGTAACAAAGGAACTCCTCTAAGGCCAGGTGTCCCTCCGATGGATGTATATCTTTTTGGTCTGCTTGATGAAGGGACAAAGAGCACACTTCCAGGCACCTTTGAAAGGCACTGGGGAATTTTTTCCTTTGACGGCCAGGCTAAGTATCCGTTGAACCTTGGTTTAGGCAGTAGACAATTGATAAATGCAAGGAATGTTGAGTATCTACCGTCTAGGTGGTGCGTGGCAGACCCAGCAAGGGATTTATCTGCTGTGGAAAGCCACATGAAACTTGCCTGTAGTGTTGCAGATTGCACCACACTCGGCTATGGGGGATCATGTAACGGAATTGGTGCAAAGGGAAATATCTCATATGCCTTCAACAGTTACTATCAGGTCCAAATGCAGAAAGAACAGAGCTGTGATTTCGATGGGCTTGGTATGGTCACTTTTCTAGACCCTTCAATGGGTGAGTGCAGGTTTCTTGTGGGCGTTACTGCATCTAGTGCTACTTCCTTTTCTCAGCTACAACACAGTTCGGCCATTGTTTGGATTTGGATTCTTATTTCATGGAGGGTTTGGATTTGTGTGATATAA
- the LOC101306411 gene encoding 6-phosphofructokinase 2-like produces MPHPEPEHKQLNPINPIEVDDDDGDELILSLSPVKLQRLPHLTDYLSQLPTHNNPLEHNPFYHPSDGFYITPSDVILRQIVYDLSAAGASSGPASAYHRAGPRRHIFFEPSSIKAAIVTCGGLCPGMNTVVRELVLALWDLYGVRQIFGIKAGYRGFHSMDPIQLDPKLVHNWHKNGGTVLETSRGGFDLHKIVDAIQNRGYNQVYIIGGDGTMRGAVDIFHEICRRKLKIGVTGIPKTVDNDVGIIDKSFGFQTAVEMAQQAISAGHVEAESAVNGIGLVKLMGRSTGHIALHATLSSRDVDCCLIPETEFYLEGKGGLFEFMEQRLRENGHAVLVVAEGAGQDIIPRNEAQKQERDESGNPVFLDVGQWLKSELKNWWSRDHPNELVTVKYIDPTYMIRAVPANATDNLYCTLLAHSAIHGVMAGYTGFVPGPINGNYAYIPVEEVAKAKNVVNTRDHKWAWVRSVTNQPDFNRT; encoded by the exons ATGCCGCATCCAGAACCTGAGCACAAACAACTTAATCCAATCAATCCAATAGAGGTTGATGATGATGACGGTGATGAGTTGATCTTGTCATTGTCGCCGGTGAAGCTCCAAAGGCTACCCCACCTCACCGACTATCTCTCACAACTCCCAACCCACAACAACCCACTCGAACACAACCCCTTCTACCACCCCTCCGACGGCTTCTACATAACCCCATCCGATGTCATCCTCCGCCAGATTGTCTACGACCTCTCCGCCGCCGGCGCCTCCTCTGGTCCCGCCTCAGCTTACCATCGCGCCGGCCCCCGACGGCACATATTCTTCGAGCCGTCGAGCATCAAGGCGGCTATAGTGACATGCGGTGGGCTGTGCCCGGGAATGAACACGGTGGTGAGAGAGCTGGTTCTTGCCCTCTGGGACCTGTACGGAGTCCGTCAGATTTTTGGTATCAAGGCTGGCTATCGTGGATTTCACTCTATGGACCCTATCCAGCTTGACCCAAAGCTCGTCCACAACTGGCACAAGAATGGCGGCACTGTCCTCGAGACCTCCCGAGGTGGTTTTGATCTCCATAAGATTGTCGATGCCATCCAAAATCGCGGCTATAACCAG GTGTACATCATAGGTGGAGACGGCACAATGCGTGGGGCAGTTGATATATTTCATGAGATTTGCAGGCGAAAACTGAAAATTGGGGTTACTGGGATTCCAAAAACAGTTGACAATGATGTTGGCATCATTGACAAATCTTTCGGATTCCAGACAGCAGTAGAAATGGCCCAGCAGGCAATAAGTGCAGGTCATGTGGAGGCTGAAAGTGCAGTGAATGGAATAGGCTTGGTCAAGTTGATGGGTCGAAGTACTGGCCACATTGCTCTGCACGCAACATTGAGCAGCCGAGATGTGGACTGCTGCCTAATCCCTGAAACTGAGTTTTACCTGGAAGGAAAAGGAGGTTTATTTGAATTCATGGAGCAGCGACTGAGGGAGAATGGACACGCAGTGTTAGTTGTGGCTGAAGGAGCGGGACAGGATATAATTCCGAGGAACGAGGCTCAGAAACAAGAGAGGGATGAATCTGGGAACCCAGTGTTCCTAGATGTTGGCCAATGGTTGAAGTCGGAGCTCAAGAATTGGTGGAGCAGGGATCACCCCAACGAGCTGGTCACAGTCAAGTACATAGACCCTACATACATGATCCGAGCCGTCCCTGCAAATGCTACAGATAACTTGTACTGTACACTTCTTGCCCATTCAGCTATTCATGGAGTGATGGCTGGTTACACTGGATTCGTCCCTGGCCCCATCAATGGCAACTATGCTTACATTCCAGTTGAAGAGGTGGCGAAGGCTAAGAATGTGGTCAACACAAGAGACCACAAATGGGCGTGGGTAAGATCTGTCACCAACCAGCCTGATTTTAACAGAACTTGA
- the LOC101305246 gene encoding nuclear inhibitor of protein phosphatase 1-like has protein sequence MYGRAGLDRFRKAQSLEPFSVKEAVPPVVGQIGEGQSTWQPPEWATEPRPGVYYLQVLKEGQLVDRITLDKRRNVFGRQSLTCDYVLDHQSVSRQHAALVPHKNGSIYVIDLGSAHGTFVANERVTKDTPVELEVGQSLRFAASTRTYVLRKDDAALFPRPPLPSEVDLPPPPDPSDEEAVVAYNTLLNRYGLTKLSKLPRPNVPANSANIKGGDDTQHLERASKRIKKARVSFRDQVGGELVEVVGISDGVHVETEPGPIGVKEGQSLVGKYGSLVQTTVIPKGKEQSSAREANTSQKGMTEKLQQLLNSVKTAPKGGIYDDLYGDSYSGKMGTSWAYPSLSSDEKPSIANYGTDSGQVDDDEDDLFGD, from the exons ATGTACGGAAGAGCAGGGCTCGATAGATTCAGGAAAGCGCAGTCCTTGGAGCCCTTCTCGGTGAAGGAAGCTGTTCCTCCGGTGGTGGGGCAGATTGGGGAGGGACAGTCCACATGGCAGCCCCCCGAGTGGGCAACGGAGCCCCGCCCCGGCGTTTATTATCTTCAAGTCTTGAAAGAAGGTCAGCTTGTTGACCGCATTACTCTGGATAAGCGCCGCAACGTCTTCGGCCGCCAGTCTCTTACTTGCGATTATGTGCTTGATCATCAGTCTGTTTCTCGCCAGCATGCTGCTCTTGTTCCTCACAAGAACGGCAG CATATATGTAATTGATTTGGGATCTGCGCACGGCACTTTTGTTGCCAATGAACGCGTGACTAAAGATACCCCTGTTGAGCTTGAAGTGGGGCAGTCTTTGCGGTTTGCTGCATCGACTAGAACCTATGTCTTAAGAAAGGATGATGCAGCTCTTTTCCCTCGCCCTCCTCTGCCTTCCGAGGTTGACCTGCCTCCACCGCCTGATCCATCTGATGAAGAAGCTGTTGTGGCTTATAATACACTTCTTAATCGTTATGGTCTGACCAAGTTGAGCAAACTGCCCAGGCCCAATGTGCCAGCTAACTCCGCAAACATAAAAGGGGGTGACGACACCCAGCATCTGGAGAGAGCGTCTAAGAGAATTAAGAAGGCAAGAGTATCATTTAGGGATCAAGTTGGAGGAGAGTTGGTTGAAGTTGTTGGTATATCAGATGGTGTGCATGTAGAAACAGAACCTGGTCCAATAGGTGTTAAAGAAGGGCAAAGTCTTGTTGGAAAATATGGATCCCTTGTACAGACTACAGTTATACCCAAAGGGAAGGAGCAATCATCTGCAAGGGAAGCAAATACTTCCCAAAAGGGGATGACTGAAAAATTACAACAGCTCTTAAATAGTGTCAAAACTGCTCCTAAAGGTGGGATATATGATGACCTTTATGGAGATTCTTATTCTGGCAAAATGGGCACTTCCTGGGCATATCCTTCACTTAGTTCTGATGAAAAGCCATCAATTGCAAACTACGGCACCGACTCGGGCCAAGTTGATGATGACGAGGATGATTTATTTGGAGACTGA